Within the Enterobacter bugandensis genome, the region CGACAAATACCAATCACATATCACTAAAGAGCAGCAGCTGACGGCCAGCGAAATGTCTCTGGATGAAGGCAACACTTATCTCCAGAACCTGCTACAGGCGAAGAACGGCATTCCTGAAGTTGCCGAACTCAGCCTGAACGCTGAGTGGAAACTGGTTCAGGCGATTAAGCAGGTATTCGCGCCAGATGAGGCGCACGAAACTGAAATTATTGCTGCATTCATGGCTGACTGGGCGAGAGCAGATGCCGGCGACCGCAATCAGTTAGTTGAAGAGTGGAGAAGCGGAAAGCTTGCTCTTCTCAAATCAGAAATCACCAGCGACGCCGATGTTACAACCGATCAGGTTCCAGAACCCGAAAACGGTATTCAGATTGACGAGAATGATGACGAAACCACACGTTATCCGGTCGTTCGTATGCCCTTCCGCAAGCAGCTACTCGCTCAGTTCACCGCCGACGAACTGCGCCACCACTTAACCCGAGAAGAGTACGAAGCTATCAGCGCGCTGGAGATGGACACTGACAACGGCTATGTCCAGAACCTGTTGCTGGCGGCAGAAAACTGCGAAGAGGTTAAGGGTTACGATACCAAAGACCTGTGGCGCTACACCGACGCCATTCGCAAGGTGTTCAGCCAGGAGAAGCGTCACGAACTCGCTTTGGTTCTCCGATTCACCCAAATCTGGGCGGCAACTGATTATATCGATCGCGGTATTCTCGTTCGCGAATGGGCAGCCGGTAATCGTATCAGTAATGTTCAGCGCACTGATTCTGGGACCAATGCAGACGGTGGCTACGTAACGGATCGCGGCGAAGGCGCGCATCACACTCTGGACACCCTCGATCTTGAGATCGCATGCGCCCTACTGCCTATGGACTTCCACCACTTCGAAATTCCTTCGAGCGTGTTACGACGTGCCAAAGAAATCGTGGCGAAGAAAGAAGAACCATGGAAATCATGGAGCGCCATCCTGCGTAATCAGCCCGGCATACTGGCGGTGAACCGTGCGGCAATCTTCAACTTGATCCGCATCGCGCCAGAAAACATTCACCACACGCCAGCGGCTCATCTTGAGTTTGTGAATAAAACCATGATGGCTGAATTTAACTCTGCTGTGGAATTACTGCCGTTGCCTACTCCTGTAGTTGAGACTGAAGCCCCAGCTGAACAACCGCAGGTTGAAAATCTCGGCAGCGGCGTGTTCTCCATCGATGGCCTGATGGGTGGAAATACCGAACCGGTCGTCAATACCTCCTCAAATGAAGTCGAAAAAACGGAAAACACAGCGGAGACCACCAGCGATGTGCAGATGGAAACGGCTAAGCCAGAAAAAGACAAAGATGTTGGTTCGGTACCACCGAGCGAAAGCACTGATGCAGCTAATTCGCAGACAGATTCCGTAGCGTTGGAAGAACAGCAAGCAGTACCGGTAATTGAATACCCGGCTTACTTCGAGCCTGGCCGCTACGAAGGCCTACCGAATGACGTTTATCACGCAGCAAACGGCATTAGCTCAACCCAGGTGAAAGATGCCAGGGTCAGCCTGATGTACTTTAACGCGCGCCATGTGGCTAAAACCATCCCGCGAACAGCATCCAAAGTGCTGGATATGGGAAATCTGGTGCACGCTCTTGCACTGCAGCCGGAAAACCTCGAAGCAGAGTTCAGCGTAGAACCTGAGATCCCCGAGGGTGCTTTCACCACCACCGCAACTTTGCGTGAGTTCATCGACGCGTACAACGCCAGCCTTCCGGCACTACTAAGCGCTGACGAGATTAAAGCGTTGCTAGAAGAACATAACGCATCCCTTCCCGCTCAAGTGCCGCTTGGCGTCAGCCTGGAAGAAACGGCTCAAAGCTATATGGCTCTCCCAGCTGAGTACCAGCGTATTGAAGAAAGCCAGAAGCAGACAGCAACAGCAATGAAGGCATGCATTAAAGAGTACAACGCCACCCTGCCCGTGCCGGTTAAAACCAGCGGCAGCCGTGATGCGTTACTTGAGCAATTAGCAATCATCAATCCAGACCTGGTGGCGCAAGAAGCGCAGAAACCGACACCGCTGAAAGTGTCCGGTACCAAAGCAGACATGATCCAGGCAGTTAAATCAGTTAAGCCCGATGCCATCTTCGCCGACGAACTGTTGGATGCCTGGCGCAACAACCCTGGCGAAAAGATATTGGTTACCCGCCAGCAGTTGGCCACAGCGCGGGCAATTCAGTCTGCACTCCTGGGGCACCCGACCGCCGGCATGCTGCTGACACATCCAAGCCGCGCCGTTGAAGTGAGCTATTTCGGTTTCGACGACGAAACCGGATTAGAAGTGCGTGTACGCCCTGACCTCGAGATTGAACTGGACGGCGTGCGCATCGGTGCTGACCTGAAAACCATCAGCATGTGGAACGTTAAGCAGGAAAGCCTGCGCGCTAGGCTGCATCGGGAAATCATTGACCGGGACTACCACCTCAGTGCGGCTATGTATTGCGAGACCGCGGCGCTGGACCAGTTCTTCTGGATTTTCGTCAACAAGGACGAGAACTACCACTGGATCGCCATCATCGAGGCGTCAACCGAACTGCTGGAACTGGGGATGCTCGAGTACCGCAAAACGATGCGCGCCATCGCAACCGGATTCGACACGGGCGAATGGCCAGCGCCGATCACTACCGATTACACCGATGAACTGAACGACTTCGACCTGCGCCGCCTCGAAGCGCTGCGCGCTCAGGCTTAAGGGGGATTTATGCATAACACTAACGTTACCGTTGCTGACCAGAACACCGTTATTAACTCCAACGTGGCTTTGTTCGATTCCCAGTATCTGAACGCCATCAGCACGTTCGCGCAGATTATGGCGCAAGGCACCGCGACTGTTCCTAAACACCTGCAGGGCAACCAGGCCGACTGCATGGCTGTAGCGATGCAAGCGGCACAGTGGCAGATGAATCCCTTTGCCGTGGCGCAGAAAACGCACCTGATTAACGGTGTGCTCGGGTATGAAGCGCAACTGGTTAATGCCGTCATCTCGCGCAGCGGCGTGCTGGCCAGCCGTTTTGAATATGAGTGGTACGGGCCATGGGAAAAGGTCGTTGGAAAATTCCATATCCGTAAAGGAGACAAAGGCGAGTACCGCGTCCCGGGCTGGACCCTGGCTGACGAAGCCGGGATCGGCATCATTATCCGCGCAACGCTTAAAGGCGAAGATCAGCCGAGAGAACTCGATTTGCTGCTGGCTCAGGCCCGTACCCGAAACTCTACCCTTTGGGCTGACGACCCTCGCCAGCAGCTGGCGTACCTGGCAGTCAAACGCTGGGCGAGGCTGTTCTGCCCGGATGTGATTCTGGGCGTCTACACCCCGGATGAACTCGATGATCGACGAGAAGAACGAGAGGTAAACCCGGCACCTGCGCAGCACGTTAGCCTTGCAGAAATTTCAGGTGACAACGTCACTACGACTCAAACGGCTCAGGAATCAGCTCAAAATATTGATGCACTTGCTGATGATTTCCGTGATCGCATCGAGGCGGCTCAGGATGTGGATAGCGCTAAAGCTCTGCGCGCAGATATTGAAACCGTCAAAGCAACGCTGGGTTCTGCCCTGTTCACTGAGCTGAAAAACAAGGCCGTGAAGCGTTATTACCTGGTTGATGCACGGAACAAAGTCGAAGCTGCCATCAATTCCTTGCCACCTTCAGATGAGCCCGATGCAGCTGCGCGGTTCGCAGAAGTAGAGCGCGTTCTTGCATCGTCGAAACGCCATCTGGGCGACGAACTGCATAGTCAGTTCAGCATCACCCTGGCGGATATGAAACCGGAATACGTGGACTAACGAGATCGGGAGGGGAAACCCTCCCTCAAGGAGAAGAAATGCGACTGATTAATCGAGGCAGTAAGCAATCCCCTTTGGCTCGCCAGGCATGTGAAATCGCACTCGCAGCCCACCAGCAAAGATATGGTGACTATGGGCGCAGCAAGATGAAAGAGACCTATACGGTGAGAGTGGAAGGCGTGAAGGTCTGGGTTGAAGTGGTCAACTGCAAGGCAAGCTACGTGGCCACAGCAATGACCGGAATGCGCCGACTGCGTTCCCTGCCCGGCCAGGCAAACTGAAACTGAAATATCAATGACTAAAGACCGGCATATCTATACTCATGCCGGTTACCTGAGGTGAACCATGTCGCAGGTAATTTTTAACGAAGAATGGGTTGTTGGCGCAAGACTCACAGAAAAAACAGGCCTGACCGAACGACAGATTAAGAAGTATCGCCAGGGCTGTTGGGTGGAAGGTGTCCATTTTAAACGGGTTTCTCCTTCCGGAGAAAAAACCTTGCGTGGCACAACCTGGTACAACTATCCGAGAATTAATCAGTTAATAAGGGATGCGTAAGATGGCAGCTTTGCCTACAGGTGTCGAAATCAGAAACAATAAGATATGTATCTGGTTTATGTACCGGGGAAAGCGTTGCCGCGAAATTCTCAAAGGTTGGATTAACACCCCGGCGAACATCAAAAAAGCCGGGAATCTTCGGGCTGTGATCGTTAGTGAGATCAACCTTGGAGAGTTTGATTACCACCAGCGCTTTCCTTCATCGTCCAGAGCAAAAAAAACAGTAACCACTGTTTCAGTTCAAACCTTTTCAGAGCTGTGTGAACTGTGGACGAGCATTAAAGAAACCGAAATTAGCGCGAATACCATGCGTAAGACGCGCTCACAACTCGGTACGTTAATGCACATCATTAACGGAGATACGCCTGTTTCAACTATACGCCACAGCGACATTCTGAAATACAGAAAGGAGCTGTTGAACGGTGAGACACTTTACCTGGCAAATCCCAGAAGCAACAAACAGGGACGCACTGTGCGTACCGTGAACAACTATATATCGCTACTGTGTTCCCTGCTTCGGTTTGCACACAAATCTGGCTTTATCAGTGGCAAGCCCTTTGAAGGGATCAAGAAACTACACAAAGGGAAAGTAAAACCGGATCCTTTAACGAAGCAGGAGTTTAGTTTGCTTGCGGAATCCGAGCGTGGCCAAAGCCTCAATATGTGGACGTTCGCAGTTTATACTGGTGTCCGTCATGGAGAGCTTGCAGCTCTTGCCTGGGAAGATATCGACTGGGAAAAAGGGACGGCTCATATACAGCGCAACCTTAATGCGCTAGGAATGTTCGTCCCACCAAAAACCGATGCAGGTGATCGAGTTATCACGCTATTAGAGCCAGCACTAGAGGCCTTGAAGGCACAGCGTACTCTGACTTCGTTACAGCCCAAAACCGAGATTGTTTTTCATCACCGTGAGTATGGTGCGATGGAATATCAAAACCTGCGATTTGTTTTCATGCCCAGGATGCGCAAGGGCATACAGAAGGCCTACTACTCTTTATCGAGCATAGGTGCGAGATTCAACGCAGCTGTAAAACGTGCTGGTATTCGCCGCCGGAATCCGTACCATACGCGGCATACTTTTGCCTGCTGGCTTTTATCTGCCGGCGCTAACCCGTCTTTCATAGCCAGCCAGATGGGGCATGAAAACGCGCAAATGGTTTATGAAGTCTACGGTGCGTGGATTGAAGAAATGAATGGCGAACAGGTGCTGATGCTTAACGATAAGCTGGCACGCTGAAAAATTTTTGCCCCTATTATGCCCCTATTGGCTCCGAAGGTAGTAATAAATGCAAGAAAATCAATCAAATACAAAGAAAGAGCAATACAACCTGAATAAACTGCAAAAGCGCCTGCGCCGTAACGTGGGCGAGGCCATTGCGGACTTCAACATGATTGAAGAAAGCGACCGCATCATGGTTTGCCTGTCAGGGGGTAAAGACAGCTACACCATGCTGGAGATCCTGCGTAATCTTCAGCAAAGCGCGCCGGTGAATTTTTCCCTGGTGGCGGTCAACCTTGACCAGAAACAGCCGGGTTTCCCGGAGCACATTCTGCCGGAATATCTGGAGCAGCTGGGCGTTGAGTATAAAATCGTCGAAGAAAACACCTACGGCATCGTGAAAGAGAAGATTCCGGAAGGGAAAACCACCTGCTCGCTTTGCTCCCGTCTGCGCCGCGGCATTCTCTATCGCACCGCAACGGAACTGGGCGCGACCAAAATTGCTCTGGGCCATCACCGCGACGATATCCTGCAAACGTTGTTCCTGAATATGTTCTATGGCGGCAAGATGAAAGGCATGCCGCCTAAGCTGATGAGCGATGACGGCAAGCATATTGTGATCCGCCCTCTTGCCTACTGCCGGGAAAAAGACATTGAGCGTTTTTCTCAGGCGAAAGGGTTCCCGATCATTCCATGCAATCTGTGCGGCTCACAGCCGAACCTGCAGCGTCAGGTGATTGGCGACATGTTGCGCGACTGGGACAAACGTTATCCGGGCCGTATTGAGACCATGTTCAGCGCGATGCAGAACGTGGTTCCTTCCCACCTCGCTGACGTAGAGCTGTTCGACTTCAAAGGTATCAACCACGGCTCGGAGGTGGTGAATGGTGGCGATTTGGCGTTTGACCGGGAAGAGATCCCAATGCAGCCTGCGGGCTGGCAGCCGGAAGACGAGGACAATCAGTTCGAAGAGTTGCGTCTGAACGTGCTTGAAGTGAAATAAGCGATGGGCGTCTCAGAAAGACCTTCTGAGACGCTTTATGCCTTATTTCAGCAGATGTACGCGGCAGGTTTTGCCTTTAATCTTGCCGTTTTGCAGCTGCTTCCACGCCTTATGCGCAACCGCCTGGCGAACCGCCACGTACACGTGTGCCGGATGAACCGCAATTTTCCCAATATCCGCCCCTTCCAGCCCCACATCTCCGGTCAGTGCGCCCAGCACATCCCCCGGCCGCATCTTGGCCTTTTTGCCGCCATCAATGCACAGCGTCGCCATTTCGGCCTCCAGCGGCACGAGCCTGACGTTGCCCGGCGCGTTCACCCAGTTCAGTTTGATCTGCAACATTTCTGAGAGAATATTGGCGCGCTGCGCCTCTTCCGGCGCGCAGAAGCTGATGGCCAGACCGCTGTTTCCGGCGCGAGCAGTGCGACCAATACGGTGGACGTGCACTTCAGGATCCCATGCCAGCTCATAGTTCACCACCAGTTCAAGGGATTTGATATCCAGGCCGCGTGCGGCCACGTCGGTCGCCACCAGCACGCGCGCGCTGCCGTTAGCAAAGCGCACCAGCGTCCGATCGCGATCGCGCTGTTCAAGGTCGCCGTGCAGCGACAGCGCGCTCTGCCCCGCCGCATTCAGGGCATCACAAACCGCCTGGCAGTCTTTTTTGGTATTACAGAACACCACGCATGACGCAGGCTGGTGCTGGCTCAGCAGTTTCTGCAGGAGCGGGATTTTTCCCTGCTGCGAGGTTTCAAAGAACTGCTGTTCGATGGCCGGCAGAGCATCGACGCTGTCGATCTCAATGGTGAGCGGATTATTCTGCACGCGACCGCTGATCGCGGCGATGGCTTCAGGCCAGGTCGCAGAGAACAGCAGCGTCTGCCTCCCGGCCGGCGCGAAGCGGATCACTTCATCAATGGCATCGCTGAAGCCCATATCCAGCATCCTGTCCGCCTCGTCCATCACCAGCGTGCTTAAGGCATCGAGCGAAACGGTGCCTTTTTGCAGGTGATCAAGCAGGCGGCCGGGCGTGGCGACAATAATGTGCGGCGCGTGCTGGAGCGAATCGCGCTGTGCGCCAAACGGCTGCCCACCGCAGAGGGTTAAGATCTTGGTATTGGGCAGGAAGCGCGCCAGGCGACGCAGTTCACCCGCGACCTGGTCTGCCAGCTCGCGGGTCGGGCACAGGACAAGTGACTGGGTCTGAAACAGCGACGCGTCAATATGCTGCAGCAGACCAAGACCGAAAGCGGCCGTTTTCCCACTGCCCGTTTTCGCCTGCACACGCACGTCCCGGCCTTCAAGGATAGCGGGCAGCGCGGCCGCCTGAACAGGCGTCATCGTGAGGTATCCCAACTCGTTGAGGTTGTCGAGTTGGGCGGCAGGCAGAACATTCAGGGTAGAAAAAGCGGTCACAATAATCTCTCGTGGTCATCTTTACGGTCAGATGGCGCGTATCCTCGCAGATCTCGGGGTTCGATGCGACAATTTAATCGGTTCTTCGTCCGGCGGCGGGTCTGGCATCGGCTGCGGACGCGGAATGGGATCGGGCATCGGCACGGGATCGGTGGGGACAGGATCGGACTGACGCGCGTGTTGCATTAGCAGAGCGAGTAAAATGCTCATCTTTCCCTCCAGGATTTGCTGTCGTCCCTTTTAGGGTAGACGCTGAGAAACAGGAGGCAAAAAAAAGCCGACTATAAAGTCGGCGTCGTACGAATCAATTGTGCTATGCAGTAATTCAAAAAAGGAAGTAAGACAATATGGAGCGCAACGCCCATCGCTTGACGTTGCATTCACCTGCGGGAGTAATATTGCACCTTACGGGGGTGATGTTTATTGACTTCGCTCAATTAAAAGAGCGTTTTAATCCTCGAAAAAGGTGAAAAAATCGTAAATTTACAGCCATTTACTACGATGCAACCACCATGCAACACCACCAATCAAAACAACTAACATGACGCAAAACGCGGTGAAGCCGTACCGATATTCGCCGCCGGGTATACCGCCCAGATTGACGCCAAAAAGCCCTGTCAGAAATGTGCTGGGTAAAAAGACCATCGCCATCAGGGACATCGTGTAGGTTCTTCTCGCCAGCGACTCCTGCATCACCTGCGCGATTTCATCCGCCATCACCGCCGTTCGGGCAATACAAGAATCGATCTCATCCAGACCGCGGCCCAGCCTGTCAGCAATGTCCTGCATCCGGCGGCGCTGATCGTCATTCATCCAGTTGAGCCTTTCACTGGCCAGACGGGCATATACATCCCGTTGTGGTGTCATATACCGACGCATCACGATCAGCTGCTTGCGCAATAGCGCCAGAAAGCCGCGCGGCGGGATCTGCTGATCGAGCAGATTATCTTCCAGGTCGATGATTTTATCGTGCAGCTCTTCAATAAATTCGCTCGCATGATCGGTCAGGGCGTCACAGACGTCCACCAGCCAGCTGCCGCAGTCAACCGGTCCGGTCCCCTCTTTGAGGTCGTTCACGATGTCATCCAGCGCCAGAACCTTACGCTGACGTGTGGAAACAATCAGCCCATCGTCCATATAAACGCGCATCGCAACCAGCTGATCGGGACGTTCATCCGTGCTGCCGTTTATACAGCGCAGGGTGATAAGCGTCCCGTCACCCATCCTGCTTACGCGAGGCCGCAGGCTTTCCCCCGCCAGCGCATCGCGTACGTTGTTAGGCAGCAGCGGAGTCGAGGCCAGCCAGTCAGCGCTGTCCGGGTGGGTATAGTTCAGATGTAGCCAGCAGGGATGCTCTTTATCAATGACATCATCATCTTCCAGCGGTCGGGCGCCGCCGCGACCGTCCAGCACCCACGCAAAAACTGCGTCAGGAACGTTAAGTTCGGATCCTTTTATGCTCTCCACAGCGCCTCCCCTGTTTGGCTCTTTCGATGTCAGTCTAGCTTCCATCAGGGGTTAAGCAACAACTATGTTTCGCATCGCGCTGAAATCGCTCAGGAATTGTACACGCTATATTTTGAGAATAAAAAAGCCTGGCATGCCAGGCTTCAGGAAGCTGTCAATGAGAGTGCTCGGGGAGCTGATGGTACGAAACAGGGCTGGCTACTGGTGACGGGGGGTGCCCCTGGTCCAGCCTGAAATTTCGGGTCCGCGTCTGCAGTTCGATCACCTGATTACGCAGCACATCAGAGGAACCGTTGAGCTCCTCCGCCATCGCTACGTTGCTTTGCGTGACCCGCTCCAGTTCGGACAGCGCCAGCGTGATCTGGGAAATGCCCTTCTCCTGCTCTGCGGTTGAGGTAGAAATTTCGTCCATTAACCGGCTGACGTTGCCGGAGCCGGTCACGATGTCACGCATATTCTTCTCCGCTTCCGACACAACGCTGGCACCCTGGGTGACATTACTGCTGGTAACGTCAATCAGCGTTTTGATGTTTTTCGCCGCCTCAGCGCTGCGGTGAGCCAGGTTTCGGACTTCCTCTGCGACCACGGAGAACCCTTTCCCGTGATCGCCCGCCCGCGCGGCCTCGACGGCCGCGTTAAGCGCCAGAATATTCGTCTGGAATGCAATCCCGTCGATCAGGGAGATAATTTCCGTCATCTGCTGCGCGCACTCGGTAATGGATTGCATATTGCTGGCAACCTGTTCCATCAGATCTCCGCCCTTGCGCGCCTGCAACGTCGCGGCATTCGCCTGCTCGCTCGCCAGCCGGGTATTATCGGCATTGTTTCGGGTACTTGCCGCCATCTGCTCCATGCTTGCCGCAGTTTGCACCAGAGACGCAGACTGCTGCTCTGTTTTCACCGAGAGCTGGGCACTGCGGGAAGAGAGCTGATCCGACAAGGCCATGGCGTTTTGTGATGATGCCCTGATCTCACGCACCAGCGTAGCGATGTTGCTGGAAAGAGTATTAATCCCGGGAATTAATCGCCCCGCGCAGTTATTGCCAAACTCGGGGATAGAGACGCCTAAGTTGCCTGCGGTCACTTCTTCAATACTTTTTTTCACAGTATTGATCGGCGTCACAAGAAACTTCGTCATATAACTCCAGAGCAAAAATAATCCAACGAAATTGACCAGATTAATCGAAACGAAAAGAGGAAGATTGCTGGAAAATAGAGCAACGATACCTGCATTCACTAAAAA harbors:
- a CDS encoding RecE family exodeoxyribonuclease, which codes for MEFFYVVKATQKSGKEDAVIWFTAKSEARANLQLDVELEDAGIETGRGKDYAKPVRTDFPVYNDLPEESTVDYTWCKRYELQDDGRTWLPKAGAESTSAVDNTAAPETSVNVETTVESVPVENRTPAVRYAVHLTSDKYQSHITKEQQLTASEMSLDEGNTYLQNLLQAKNGIPEVAELSLNAEWKLVQAIKQVFAPDEAHETEIIAAFMADWARADAGDRNQLVEEWRSGKLALLKSEITSDADVTTDQVPEPENGIQIDENDDETTRYPVVRMPFRKQLLAQFTADELRHHLTREEYEAISALEMDTDNGYVQNLLLAAENCEEVKGYDTKDLWRYTDAIRKVFSQEKRHELALVLRFTQIWAATDYIDRGILVREWAAGNRISNVQRTDSGTNADGGYVTDRGEGAHHTLDTLDLEIACALLPMDFHHFEIPSSVLRRAKEIVAKKEEPWKSWSAILRNQPGILAVNRAAIFNLIRIAPENIHHTPAAHLEFVNKTMMAEFNSAVELLPLPTPVVETEAPAEQPQVENLGSGVFSIDGLMGGNTEPVVNTSSNEVEKTENTAETTSDVQMETAKPEKDKDVGSVPPSESTDAANSQTDSVALEEQQAVPVIEYPAYFEPGRYEGLPNDVYHAANGISSTQVKDARVSLMYFNARHVAKTIPRTASKVLDMGNLVHALALQPENLEAEFSVEPEIPEGAFTTTATLREFIDAYNASLPALLSADEIKALLEEHNASLPAQVPLGVSLEETAQSYMALPAEYQRIEESQKQTATAMKACIKEYNATLPVPVKTSGSRDALLEQLAIINPDLVAQEAQKPTPLKVSGTKADMIQAVKSVKPDAIFADELLDAWRNNPGEKILVTRQQLATARAIQSALLGHPTAGMLLTHPSRAVEVSYFGFDDETGLEVRVRPDLEIELDGVRIGADLKTISMWNVKQESLRARLHREIIDRDYHLSAAMYCETAALDQFFWIFVNKDENYHWIAIIEASTELLELGMLEYRKTMRAIATGFDTGEWPAPITTDYTDELNDFDLRRLEALRAQA
- a CDS encoding RecT family recombinase: MHNTNVTVADQNTVINSNVALFDSQYLNAISTFAQIMAQGTATVPKHLQGNQADCMAVAMQAAQWQMNPFAVAQKTHLINGVLGYEAQLVNAVISRSGVLASRFEYEWYGPWEKVVGKFHIRKGDKGEYRVPGWTLADEAGIGIIIRATLKGEDQPRELDLLLAQARTRNSTLWADDPRQQLAYLAVKRWARLFCPDVILGVYTPDELDDRREEREVNPAPAQHVSLAEISGDNVTTTQTAQESAQNIDALADDFRDRIEAAQDVDSAKALRADIETVKATLGSALFTELKNKAVKRYYLVDARNKVEAAINSLPPSDEPDAAARFAEVERVLASSKRHLGDELHSQFSITLADMKPEYVD
- a CDS encoding DUF4060 family protein; translated protein: MRLINRGSKQSPLARQACEIALAAHQQRYGDYGRSKMKETYTVRVEGVKVWVEVVNCKASYVATAMTGMRRLRSLPGQAN
- the xisR gene encoding excisionase family protein, translated to MSQVIFNEEWVVGARLTEKTGLTERQIKKYRQGCWVEGVHFKRVSPSGEKTLRGTTWYNYPRINQLIRDA
- a CDS encoding site-specific integrase; protein product: MAALPTGVEIRNNKICIWFMYRGKRCREILKGWINTPANIKKAGNLRAVIVSEINLGEFDYHQRFPSSSRAKKTVTTVSVQTFSELCELWTSIKETEISANTMRKTRSQLGTLMHIINGDTPVSTIRHSDILKYRKELLNGETLYLANPRSNKQGRTVRTVNNYISLLCSLLRFAHKSGFISGKPFEGIKKLHKGKVKPDPLTKQEFSLLAESERGQSLNMWTFAVYTGVRHGELAALAWEDIDWEKGTAHIQRNLNALGMFVPPKTDAGDRVITLLEPALEALKAQRTLTSLQPKTEIVFHHREYGAMEYQNLRFVFMPRMRKGIQKAYYSLSSIGARFNAAVKRAGIRRRNPYHTRHTFACWLLSAGANPSFIASQMGHENAQMVYEVYGAWIEEMNGEQVLMLNDKLAR
- the ttcA gene encoding tRNA 2-thiocytidine(32) synthetase TtcA — translated: MQENQSNTKKEQYNLNKLQKRLRRNVGEAIADFNMIEESDRIMVCLSGGKDSYTMLEILRNLQQSAPVNFSLVAVNLDQKQPGFPEHILPEYLEQLGVEYKIVEENTYGIVKEKIPEGKTTCSLCSRLRRGILYRTATELGATKIALGHHRDDILQTLFLNMFYGGKMKGMPPKLMSDDGKHIVIRPLAYCREKDIERFSQAKGFPIIPCNLCGSQPNLQRQVIGDMLRDWDKRYPGRIETMFSAMQNVVPSHLADVELFDFKGINHGSEVVNGGDLAFDREEIPMQPAGWQPEDEDNQFEELRLNVLEVK
- the dbpA gene encoding ATP-dependent RNA helicase DbpA; the protein is MTAFSTLNVLPAAQLDNLNELGYLTMTPVQAAALPAILEGRDVRVQAKTGSGKTAAFGLGLLQHIDASLFQTQSLVLCPTRELADQVAGELRRLARFLPNTKILTLCGGQPFGAQRDSLQHAPHIIVATPGRLLDHLQKGTVSLDALSTLVMDEADRMLDMGFSDAIDEVIRFAPAGRQTLLFSATWPEAIAAISGRVQNNPLTIEIDSVDALPAIEQQFFETSQQGKIPLLQKLLSQHQPASCVVFCNTKKDCQAVCDALNAAGQSALSLHGDLEQRDRDRTLVRFANGSARVLVATDVAARGLDIKSLELVVNYELAWDPEVHVHRIGRTARAGNSGLAISFCAPEEAQRANILSEMLQIKLNWVNAPGNVRLVPLEAEMATLCIDGGKKAKMRPGDVLGALTGDVGLEGADIGKIAVHPAHVYVAVRQAVAHKAWKQLQNGKIKGKTCRVHLLK
- the ynaL gene encoding proline-rich small protein YnaL gives rise to the protein MSILLALLMQHARQSDPVPTDPVPMPDPIPRPQPMPDPPPDEEPIKLSHRTPRSARIRAI
- the zntB gene encoding zinc transporter ZntB — protein: MESIKGSELNVPDAVFAWVLDGRGGARPLEDDDVIDKEHPCWLHLNYTHPDSADWLASTPLLPNNVRDALAGESLRPRVSRMGDGTLITLRCINGSTDERPDQLVAMRVYMDDGLIVSTRQRKVLALDDIVNDLKEGTGPVDCGSWLVDVCDALTDHASEFIEELHDKIIDLEDNLLDQQIPPRGFLALLRKQLIVMRRYMTPQRDVYARLASERLNWMNDDQRRRMQDIADRLGRGLDEIDSCIARTAVMADEIAQVMQESLARRTYTMSLMAMVFLPSTFLTGLFGVNLGGIPGGEYRYGFTAFCVMLVVLIGGVAWWLHRSKWL
- a CDS encoding methyl-accepting chemotaxis protein; the protein is MLRNISVRTFIAWFLLCLFLVNAGIVALFSSNLPLFVSINLVNFVGLFLLWSYMTKFLVTPINTVKKSIEEVTAGNLGVSIPEFGNNCAGRLIPGINTLSSNIATLVREIRASSQNAMALSDQLSSRSAQLSVKTEQQSASLVQTAASMEQMAASTRNNADNTRLASEQANAATLQARKGGDLMEQVASNMQSITECAQQMTEIISLIDGIAFQTNILALNAAVEAARAGDHGKGFSVVAEEVRNLAHRSAEAAKNIKTLIDVTSSNVTQGASVVSEAEKNMRDIVTGSGNVSRLMDEISTSTAEQEKGISQITLALSELERVTQSNVAMAEELNGSSDVLRNQVIELQTRTRNFRLDQGHPPSPVASPVSYHQLPEHSH